A window of Lentibacillus sp. Marseille-P4043 contains these coding sequences:
- a CDS encoding WXG100 family type VII secretion target — MAGQIRMTPEELQAKAKRYGQSSQQIEQILRDLSGLQEELRGEWEGRAFERFDDQFRELKPRVQDFSQLMQDIEMQLTKTAEAVAQQDEALSQNFGLR, encoded by the coding sequence ATGGCAGGACAAATTCGTATGACGCCAGAGGAACTTCAGGCAAAAGCGAAACGTTATGGTCAAAGTTCACAACAAATCGAACAAATTCTTCGAGACCTATCCGGCTTACAAGAAGAATTAAGAGGAGAATGGGAAGGACGTGCTTTTGAACGATTCGACGACCAGTTCAGAGAATTGAAACCAAGAGTACAAGATTTTTCTCAGTTAATGCAGGATATTGAAATGCAATTAACCAAAACAGCTGAAGCAGTGGCTCAACAAGATGAAGCTTTATCACAAAATTTTGGTCTTAGATAA
- a CDS encoding thymidine kinase, with the protein MYVMKQNGWVEVICGSMFSGKSEELIRRVRRATYGNLSVRVFKPAIDNRYDDESVVSHNGSTTIARPIKNSAEILEHINGNIDVIGIDEVQFFDEEIVEVAEELANKGIRIIIAGLDTDFRGEPFGPMPKLMALSESVSKLNAICPICGSPASRTQRLINGKPASYDDPIILVGASESYEPRCRHHHEVPNKPSNKILKHLAKLSK; encoded by the coding sequence ATGTATGTAATGAAACAAAATGGTTGGGTAGAAGTAATTTGTGGCAGTATGTTTTCTGGCAAATCAGAGGAATTAATTCGTCGGGTCCGTAGAGCAACATATGGTAATCTGTCTGTACGTGTGTTTAAACCGGCAATTGATAACCGTTATGATGATGAATCGGTTGTTTCCCATAACGGCTCAACAACAATAGCCCGCCCTATTAAAAATTCTGCTGAAATCTTGGAACACATTAACGGAAATATTGATGTCATTGGAATAGATGAAGTGCAATTCTTTGATGAGGAAATTGTTGAAGTTGCTGAGGAGCTAGCGAATAAAGGAATTCGTATCATCATTGCTGGATTAGACACCGATTTTCGTGGAGAACCATTTGGACCAATGCCTAAATTAATGGCATTAAGTGAATCTGTTTCAAAATTAAATGCTATTTGCCCAATTTGCGGCTCTCCTGCAAGCCGAACACAGCGTTTAATTAATGGAAAGCCAGCATCTTATGATGATCCAATTATTTTAGTTGGGGCATCCGAATCATATGAACCAAGATGCCGCCATCATCATGAAGTTCCGAATAAACCGAGTAACAAAATATTAAAACACTTAGCTAAATTATCGAAGTAA